One genomic segment of Belonocnema kinseyi isolate 2016_QV_RU_SX_M_011 chromosome 2, B_treatae_v1, whole genome shotgun sequence includes these proteins:
- the LOC117167795 gene encoding trypsin 5G1-like isoform X2, whose translation MSNFVTLVTILVRACQNRIVGGDDIDISKVPYMLSFMLGGSHACGAAVIGQEWGITAGHCATAYKRDPYKEITIRTGSSIVNEGGIVHNISKVIWHEKYVTTDDANDIAVFKVEPKFEYSDVTGAVGLPEIGIPFDEEWGRITGWGYFIPDDPIISRKLQYLRLPKMNMEECVKDYAGLYKVKTSDVCYGFKQGGRDSCRGDSGGPLVSDDEILIGITSWGKGCAEENSPGLYTEVVQYRDWIKNKTGI comes from the exons atgtctaatttcgTAACACTTGTAACAATTTTAGTAC GTGCTTGTCAAAATAGAATTGTTGGCGGCGATGATATTGATATTTCTAAGGTTCCCTACATG CTTTCTTTTATGCTGGGTGGCAGTCATGCTTGCGGTGCAGCTGTAATTGGACAAGAATGGGGAATAACTGCAGGACATTGTGCAACAGC ataTAAACGAGATCCTTACAAGGAGATCACAATTCGAACTGGAAGTTCAATAGTAAATGAGGGTGGAATTGTTCACAATATCTCTAAAGTTATATGGCATGAAAAATATGTGACGACCGATGATGCAAACGACATTGCCGTATTCAAAGTTGaaccaaaatttgaatatagTGATGTCACTGGTGCAGTAGGGCTGCCGGAAATAGGAATCCCTTTCGATGAAGAGTGGGGAAGAATTACAGGCTGGGGATACTTTATt CCGGATGACCCTATAATATCAAGAAAGTTACAGTATCTCAGACTTCCGAAAATGAATATGGAAGAATGCGTGAAAGACTATGCAGGACTTTACAAAGTTAAAACAAGCGACGTTTGCTATGGTTTTAAACAAGGCGGACGAGACAGTTGCAGG GGTGACTCTGGTGGTCCCTTGGTTAGTGATGACGAAATACTCATTGGAATTACATCTTGGGGTAAAGGATGTGCTGAAGAAAACTCACCAGGTCTCTATACTGAAGTAGTGCAATATCGAgattggattaaaaataaaaccggAATTTAA
- the LOC117167795 gene encoding trypsin 5G1-like isoform X1, with the protein MSNFVTLVTILVLQVCAGACQNRIVGGDDIDISKVPYMLSFMLGGSHACGAAVIGQEWGITAGHCATAYKRDPYKEITIRTGSSIVNEGGIVHNISKVIWHEKYVTTDDANDIAVFKVEPKFEYSDVTGAVGLPEIGIPFDEEWGRITGWGYFIPDDPIISRKLQYLRLPKMNMEECVKDYAGLYKVKTSDVCYGFKQGGRDSCRGDSGGPLVSDDEILIGITSWGKGCAEENSPGLYTEVVQYRDWIKNKTGI; encoded by the exons atgtctaatttcgTAACACTTGTAACAATTTTAGTAC TACAAGTATGTGCAGGTGCTTGTCAAAATAGAATTGTTGGCGGCGATGATATTGATATTTCTAAGGTTCCCTACATG CTTTCTTTTATGCTGGGTGGCAGTCATGCTTGCGGTGCAGCTGTAATTGGACAAGAATGGGGAATAACTGCAGGACATTGTGCAACAGC ataTAAACGAGATCCTTACAAGGAGATCACAATTCGAACTGGAAGTTCAATAGTAAATGAGGGTGGAATTGTTCACAATATCTCTAAAGTTATATGGCATGAAAAATATGTGACGACCGATGATGCAAACGACATTGCCGTATTCAAAGTTGaaccaaaatttgaatatagTGATGTCACTGGTGCAGTAGGGCTGCCGGAAATAGGAATCCCTTTCGATGAAGAGTGGGGAAGAATTACAGGCTGGGGATACTTTATt CCGGATGACCCTATAATATCAAGAAAGTTACAGTATCTCAGACTTCCGAAAATGAATATGGAAGAATGCGTGAAAGACTATGCAGGACTTTACAAAGTTAAAACAAGCGACGTTTGCTATGGTTTTAAACAAGGCGGACGAGACAGTTGCAGG GGTGACTCTGGTGGTCCCTTGGTTAGTGATGACGAAATACTCATTGGAATTACATCTTGGGGTAAAGGATGTGCTGAAGAAAACTCACCAGGTCTCTATACTGAAGTAGTGCAATATCGAgattggattaaaaataaaaccggAATTTAA